A single region of the Solwaraspora sp. WMMD791 genome encodes:
- a CDS encoding extracellular solute-binding protein: MRRFHRVATAVMVAALTATGLTACGDDAGDGEANVLKLWHYESENSAMGIAWDRAIEIFEEEHPGVEVRFERKAFEQIQQNAGMIINSDEGPDIMEYNKGNATAGLLSSQGLLADLTEEATARGWDTALSPSLQTTARYDNGVMGSGAWYGVPNYGEYVMVYYNTELFAEHGVSVPTTLAEMTAAMDTFVDAGITPLGMSGAEYPAGQLFYLLALSRADRSFVNDYQLYENPVDFQADPLRYGAQTFAEWVEKGYVSSDSASLKAEDMGTAFIAGDVPMIVSGSWWFGRFKSEISYDWDTFLFPGTTLHPGSSGNIWVVPESSKAKNLAYDFIDITLRPEIQALIGNNGGVPVAGDPATISDEKDRKLIENFNTISAQDGLAFYPDWPVPGYYDVLVSGLQGLINQSRSPEEVLDAIAKPYQDGVAEITRD; encoded by the coding sequence ATGCGACGATTTCACAGAGTAGCCACGGCGGTCATGGTGGCCGCGCTCACGGCGACCGGGCTGACCGCCTGCGGCGACGACGCGGGCGACGGCGAGGCGAACGTTCTCAAGCTCTGGCACTACGAGAGCGAGAACAGCGCCATGGGCATCGCCTGGGACCGGGCGATCGAGATCTTCGAGGAAGAGCACCCAGGGGTGGAGGTGCGCTTCGAGCGCAAGGCGTTCGAGCAGATCCAGCAGAACGCGGGCATGATCATCAACTCCGATGAGGGCCCGGACATCATGGAGTACAACAAGGGCAACGCCACCGCCGGCCTGCTCTCCTCGCAGGGGCTGCTCGCCGACCTCACCGAGGAGGCGACCGCACGCGGCTGGGACACCGCGCTCAGCCCCAGCCTGCAGACCACCGCCCGGTACGACAACGGGGTGATGGGTTCGGGCGCCTGGTACGGCGTACCCAACTACGGCGAGTACGTGATGGTCTACTACAACACGGAACTCTTCGCCGAGCACGGGGTGAGCGTCCCGACCACCCTGGCCGAGATGACCGCCGCGATGGACACCTTCGTCGACGCGGGCATCACCCCGCTGGGCATGTCCGGCGCCGAGTACCCGGCCGGGCAGCTCTTCTATCTGCTCGCCCTCTCCCGCGCCGACCGGTCCTTCGTCAACGACTACCAGCTCTACGAGAACCCGGTCGACTTCCAGGCCGACCCGCTGCGTTACGGTGCCCAGACCTTCGCCGAGTGGGTCGAAAAGGGTTACGTGTCCAGCGACTCGGCCAGCCTCAAGGCCGAGGACATGGGCACCGCGTTCATCGCCGGCGACGTACCGATGATCGTCTCCGGTAGCTGGTGGTTCGGCCGGTTCAAGAGCGAGATCAGCTACGACTGGGACACCTTCCTCTTCCCGGGCACCACCCTGCACCCTGGCTCCTCGGGCAACATCTGGGTCGTGCCGGAGTCCAGCAAGGCCAAGAACCTGGCGTACGACTTCATCGACATCACCCTGCGCCCGGAGATCCAGGCGTTGATCGGCAACAACGGCGGAGTGCCGGTGGCCGGTGACCCGGCGACGATCAGCGACGAGAAGGACCGCAAGCTGATCGAGAACTTCAACACCATCAGCGCCCAGGACGGCCTCGCCTTCTACCCGGACTGGCCGGTTCCGGGCTACTACGACGTGCTGGTCTCCGGCCTGCAGGGGCTGATCAACCAGTCCAGGTCGCCCGAGGAGGTCCTCGACGCGATCGCCAAGCCCTATCAGGATGGCGTCGCGGAGATCACGCGCGACTGA
- a CDS encoding sugar ABC transporter permease has product MAVPETVTAAGRATASPPTQSPPTQSPPADLAPTGRSARRPGGRKAVYWLYLLPGVLLFLLVIGGPLGYTGYLSLTRWSGVGEPRFTGLTNYRNLFTDDVFWTSFQNTVAMIIAMVVLPTLIGLVLAAVLFDTIGRRFRPRTAAALRAAFYLPQVLPVVVAGIIWGWILRPDGALNGLLDAVGLGALGHDWLGDPDSALPVVMAVMIWVQLGYPVVVFMAALERVNPELYEAAEIDGAGWWQRFRSITLAQIRPETFVVGLTCTIAAMKVFGPIYALTRGGPENATNVPSYFAYYTFFKRLEVGYGSAISMVLTLIIVLIAVGFLVAQHRAERRGGL; this is encoded by the coding sequence ATGGCAGTTCCCGAGACCGTCACCGCCGCCGGGCGGGCGACGGCGTCACCCCCGACCCAGTCACCCCCGACCCAGTCACCCCCGGCCGACCTGGCCCCGACCGGCCGGTCCGCGCGCCGGCCCGGCGGGCGCAAGGCCGTGTACTGGCTCTACCTGCTGCCCGGCGTGCTGCTGTTCCTGCTCGTCATCGGCGGTCCGCTCGGCTACACCGGCTACCTCTCGCTGACCAGGTGGTCCGGCGTGGGTGAGCCCCGGTTCACCGGGCTGACCAACTACCGGAACCTGTTCACCGACGACGTCTTCTGGACCTCGTTCCAGAACACGGTGGCGATGATCATCGCGATGGTGGTGCTGCCCACCCTGATCGGGCTGGTACTCGCCGCGGTGCTCTTCGACACCATCGGACGCCGGTTCCGTCCCCGCACCGCCGCCGCGTTGCGCGCCGCCTTCTACCTGCCGCAGGTGCTCCCGGTCGTGGTGGCCGGCATCATCTGGGGCTGGATCCTGCGCCCCGACGGGGCGCTCAACGGGCTGCTCGACGCGGTCGGGCTCGGCGCGTTGGGCCACGACTGGCTCGGCGACCCGGACAGCGCACTGCCGGTGGTGATGGCCGTGATGATCTGGGTGCAGCTCGGCTACCCGGTGGTCGTCTTCATGGCGGCGCTGGAGCGGGTCAACCCGGAGCTGTACGAGGCGGCCGAGATCGACGGCGCCGGCTGGTGGCAGCGGTTCCGGTCGATCACCCTGGCACAGATCCGCCCGGAGACCTTCGTGGTCGGCCTCACCTGCACCATCGCCGCGATGAAGGTGTTCGGCCCGATCTACGCGCTGACCCGTGGTGGCCCGGAGAACGCCACGAACGTGCCGTCCTACTTCGCCTACTACACGTTCTTCAAACGGCTGGAGGTCGGCTATGGCTCGGCGATCTCGATGGTGCTGACCCTGATCATCGTCCTGATAGCGGTGGGCTTCCTCGTGGCGCAGCACCGCGCCGAACGCCGGGGAGGGCTCTGA
- a CDS encoding carbohydrate ABC transporter permease, with product MAADRHHRGVSRWIVLALVTAAALVMLVPFVFMLLNAFKAPGDYSTNGPLSWPTEFYTTGLRTYWEQVDYPVKLWNSILISGSVAVLAVLVSLLSAYALGIGRVRGRLWIVGVFLLANMLPQEALVYPLYHFAKEAGLYNTRLAVIIIFTVIQAAFGTYLLASVLGTFPRQLLEAAALDGAGTWRILWRVVLPNIRSTISVLLVFFFIWTWNEFLIPLVMLIDNQTQTVPVALASLQGDRLMDAPTTNAGALLSILPAIIFFIVFQRTLARGVTAGADK from the coding sequence ATGGCCGCCGACCGGCACCACCGTGGGGTCAGCCGCTGGATCGTGCTCGCCCTGGTCACCGCAGCCGCACTCGTCATGCTGGTGCCGTTCGTGTTCATGCTGCTCAACGCATTCAAGGCACCGGGCGACTACTCCACCAACGGGCCGCTGTCCTGGCCGACCGAGTTCTACACCACCGGCCTGCGCACCTACTGGGAGCAGGTCGACTACCCGGTCAAGTTGTGGAACTCGATCCTCATCTCCGGCTCGGTCGCGGTCCTCGCCGTACTCGTCTCGCTGCTCAGCGCGTACGCGCTCGGCATCGGCCGGGTCCGTGGCCGGCTCTGGATCGTCGGCGTCTTCCTGCTGGCCAACATGCTTCCGCAGGAGGCGCTGGTCTACCCCCTCTACCACTTCGCCAAGGAGGCGGGGCTCTACAACACCCGGCTGGCGGTGATCATCATCTTCACGGTCATCCAGGCCGCCTTCGGCACCTACCTGCTCGCCTCGGTGCTCGGCACCTTCCCCCGCCAACTGTTGGAGGCCGCCGCGCTCGACGGCGCCGGCACCTGGCGGATCCTCTGGCGGGTGGTGTTGCCCAACATCCGCTCCACCATCTCGGTACTGCTGGTCTTCTTCTTCATCTGGACCTGGAACGAGTTTCTCATCCCCCTGGTCATGCTGATCGACAACCAGACCCAGACCGTCCCGGTCGCGCTCGCCTCGTTGCAGGGCGACCGGCTGATGGACGCACCCACCACCAACGCCGGAGCGCTGCTGAGCATCCTCCCGGCGATCATCTTCTTCATCGTCTTCCAGCGCACCCTCGCGCGCGGCGTCACGGCAGGAGCCGACAAGTGA
- the yicI gene encoding alpha-xylosidase, whose protein sequence is MKFTDGYWQLRPGVSVLRPGTVESVEVEPDGRALTVFAPIGKITGRGDTLNRPVITVRFFSPAPGVAGVTIGHHSGGLPKQPRFAIADRTDHPVQVTVTGLSARLITGELTVRVALTGPWRVDFLRGDRLVTSSSERSIGVVTDAEGHTYVHERLALGVGETIYGLGERFGAYVKNGQTVDIWNADGGTASEQAYKNVPFYLSGAGYGVFVDHPEHVSFEVGSEVVSQTQFSVPGQSLTYYLFDGPTPKDVLRRYTALTGRPARVPAWSYGLWLSTSFTTSYDEKTVTEFIDGMAERDLPLSVFHFDCFWMRQFHWVDFIWDPATFPDPEGMLRRLHERGLKVCVWINPYIAQRSYLFEEGRQADYLVRNPDGSIWQWDKWQAGMALVDFTNPAAVQWYAGKLKVLLDMGVDCFKTDFGERIPTDVVWHDGSDPQRMHNYYSYLYNKAVFELLEAERGPGEAVLFARSATAGGQQFPVHWGGDCESTFVAMAESLRGGLSLAASGFGYWSHDIGGFEGTPDPAVFKRWIAFGMLSSHSRLHGSGSYRVPWAYDDEAVDVLRRFTRLKLSLIPYLAAAAEEAHRDGVPVMRPMIVEFPDDPATAYLDRQYMLGPDLLVAPVMSADGQVTYYLPAGTWTHLMTGAQVTGPGWITEKHGFDSVPVLARPGAVIPFGTVTDRPDYPWADGVTLRLYAPVPGQRTRVRVPAPDGGPGAEFEVCYQDATATVDLVAGESSGYHCEVVRAAR, encoded by the coding sequence GTGAAGTTCACCGACGGGTACTGGCAGTTGCGTCCCGGGGTCAGCGTGCTGCGCCCCGGCACGGTGGAGTCGGTGGAGGTGGAACCGGACGGACGCGCGCTGACCGTCTTCGCGCCGATCGGGAAGATCACCGGCCGCGGGGACACCCTCAACCGCCCGGTGATCACCGTACGGTTCTTCTCCCCCGCCCCCGGCGTGGCCGGGGTGACCATCGGACACCACTCCGGCGGCCTGCCCAAACAGCCCCGGTTCGCGATCGCCGACCGCACCGACCACCCGGTGCAGGTGACCGTCACCGGGCTCAGCGCGCGGCTGATCACCGGCGAGTTGACCGTCCGGGTGGCGCTGACCGGACCGTGGCGGGTCGACTTCCTGCGGGGTGACCGGCTGGTCACCTCCTCCTCCGAACGCAGCATCGGCGTGGTGACCGACGCCGAGGGGCACACCTACGTGCACGAACGGCTGGCCCTGGGCGTCGGCGAGACCATCTACGGACTGGGCGAACGGTTCGGGGCGTACGTCAAGAACGGCCAGACCGTCGACATCTGGAACGCCGACGGCGGCACCGCCAGCGAGCAGGCGTACAAGAACGTGCCCTTCTATCTCAGCGGCGCCGGCTACGGGGTGTTCGTGGACCACCCCGAGCACGTGTCGTTCGAGGTGGGCTCGGAGGTGGTCTCACAGACCCAGTTCAGCGTGCCGGGCCAGTCGCTCACCTACTACCTGTTCGACGGGCCCACCCCCAAGGACGTGCTGCGCCGGTACACCGCGCTGACCGGCCGGCCGGCCCGGGTGCCGGCCTGGTCGTACGGGCTCTGGCTCTCCACCTCGTTCACCACCTCGTACGACGAGAAGACGGTCACCGAGTTCATCGACGGGATGGCCGAACGGGACCTGCCGCTGTCGGTGTTCCACTTCGACTGCTTCTGGATGCGGCAGTTCCACTGGGTCGACTTCATCTGGGACCCGGCGACCTTCCCGGACCCCGAGGGGATGCTGCGCCGGCTGCACGAGCGTGGCCTGAAGGTCTGCGTCTGGATCAACCCGTACATCGCCCAGCGGTCGTACCTGTTCGAGGAGGGACGGCAGGCCGACTACCTGGTCCGCAACCCGGACGGTTCCATCTGGCAGTGGGACAAGTGGCAGGCCGGGATGGCGCTCGTCGACTTCACCAACCCTGCGGCGGTGCAGTGGTACGCGGGCAAGCTGAAGGTCCTGCTCGACATGGGAGTGGACTGTTTCAAGACCGACTTCGGCGAGCGCATCCCGACCGACGTCGTCTGGCACGACGGATCCGACCCGCAACGGATGCACAACTACTACTCGTACCTCTACAACAAGGCCGTCTTCGAGCTGCTGGAGGCCGAGCGCGGACCGGGCGAGGCGGTGCTCTTCGCCCGGTCCGCGACCGCCGGAGGCCAGCAGTTCCCGGTGCACTGGGGCGGCGACTGCGAGTCCACCTTCGTGGCGATGGCCGAGTCGCTGCGCGGCGGCCTGTCCCTGGCCGCGTCCGGCTTCGGCTACTGGAGCCACGACATCGGCGGCTTCGAGGGCACGCCGGACCCGGCCGTCTTCAAGCGCTGGATCGCCTTCGGGATGCTCTCCTCGCACTCACGGCTGCACGGCTCCGGCTCGTACCGGGTGCCGTGGGCGTACGACGACGAGGCGGTCGACGTGCTGCGCCGCTTCACCCGGCTCAAGCTGAGCCTCATCCCGTACCTGGCGGCGGCGGCCGAGGAGGCCCACCGCGACGGCGTACCGGTGATGCGGCCGATGATCGTGGAGTTCCCGGACGACCCGGCCACCGCGTACCTCGACCGGCAGTACATGCTCGGCCCGGACCTGCTCGTCGCCCCGGTGATGAGCGCGGACGGACAGGTCACCTACTACCTGCCCGCCGGCACCTGGACCCATCTGATGACCGGTGCCCAGGTCACCGGCCCAGGGTGGATCACCGAGAAGCACGGGTTCGACAGCGTACCCGTGCTGGCCCGGCCCGGCGCGGTCATCCCGTTCGGGACGGTCACCGACCGACCCGACTACCCCTGGGCCGACGGCGTGACGCTGCGGCTGTACGCACCGGTGCCGGGCCAGCGGACCCGGGTACGGGTGCCAGCACCCGACGGTGGCCCCGGCGCGGAGTTCGAGGTGTGCTACCAGGACGCAACGGCCACCGTGGACCTGGTCGCGGGTGAATCGTCGGGCTACCACTGCGAGGTGGTGCGGGCGGCGAGGTGA
- a CDS encoding FtsX-like permease family protein — MSVINTAVPRTQLRGILTRPGRLLLTGLSVLVAAFVVAGGVLAYEIVARTTLDTFSDTPPGASLVVTVNGTLIADEQRAAIAAFPGVSQAVGRDEVQLAVGDPSAGTSILLVTDPGAGPLARTTLLTGRYPTAGGEIAVNQRAVERLGVTPGTTLRLYGGDPTAAPVTATVTGVVDGPDANWERAYTPDTLLATVTTTPVGWGRIDVAAAPGTDVGGLSDEILNYLDRVDPQLYPSAAPGESKRLAEAQDAVARFDQVFALAAMFLAVAVVAALLVASSTFRIVFAQRMGQLALLRLIGAHRRQLVVALTIEGALVGLFAGTVGVLLAVGAGLAAPALAAAAGQQVSLPEVPVGALVAVIVGAVVLTAGAGLVPALAAANVPPLQALRSAGTVTAESGISAGRLLVGLLLAAASGATVALTISRVSAPEAPDSAGTLLGIVGIGAFAFGALVALGPLLIRPVLAVVGWPLRKLRPVGTLAVSTVGGVPRRAAAVSVVVALGVALVGGAAVGAASLRAFTDQTMAARAPADLMVVGRDQPLTPAVVDQLRAMEELRHVTPVELLSFNTDQLSYTAVTIDLDALPRMAALVVDDGTLTNVGPGQAVLAQNLAQDLAADVGDQITLTGDAGQVSVTVTAVLGGRAPLDTDVVLTSGDLALLGGTDPTETGVLADFVGGDHGATVAAVRQLAVANGADVGVLADYRETVESEMSSLFLIALGLLALTVAIAVVGVGTTTALSVLERTQEVGLLRALGLSRPRLRAMILLESGMYGIVGAVLGLALGVPLAWLAIEALQLGTPLVLPAGQLLVIVAALGAITAMAGLAPARRAARVSPVAAIGVPD; from the coding sequence ATGAGTGTCATCAACACCGCCGTGCCGCGTACCCAGCTGCGCGGCATCCTGACCCGACCCGGCCGCCTGCTGCTCACCGGCCTGTCGGTGCTGGTCGCCGCGTTCGTGGTGGCCGGCGGGGTGCTCGCGTACGAGATCGTCGCCCGCACCACGCTGGACACCTTCAGCGACACCCCACCAGGCGCCAGCCTGGTGGTCACCGTGAACGGCACACTGATCGCTGACGAGCAGCGTGCCGCGATCGCCGCGTTCCCGGGCGTCAGCCAGGCCGTCGGTCGCGACGAGGTCCAGCTCGCTGTGGGCGACCCGTCGGCCGGCACGTCGATCCTGCTGGTCACCGACCCCGGTGCCGGACCGCTGGCGCGGACCACGCTGCTCACCGGACGGTATCCGACAGCGGGCGGCGAGATCGCGGTCAACCAGCGCGCCGTCGAACGGCTCGGCGTCACACCCGGCACCACCCTTCGGCTGTACGGCGGCGATCCGACCGCCGCACCGGTGACGGCGACGGTGACCGGCGTCGTCGACGGCCCGGACGCCAACTGGGAGCGGGCGTACACGCCGGACACGCTGCTCGCGACAGTGACGACGACCCCGGTCGGCTGGGGTCGGATCGACGTCGCCGCCGCGCCGGGGACCGACGTCGGCGGGCTCTCGGACGAGATCCTCAACTACCTCGACCGGGTCGACCCGCAGCTGTACCCCAGCGCGGCGCCCGGCGAATCGAAACGGCTGGCCGAGGCGCAGGACGCCGTGGCCCGCTTCGACCAGGTCTTCGCGCTCGCCGCGATGTTCCTGGCCGTCGCCGTGGTCGCCGCCCTGCTGGTCGCCTCGTCGACGTTCCGCATCGTGTTCGCCCAGCGGATGGGCCAGCTGGCGTTGCTGCGCCTGATCGGCGCCCACCGCCGGCAACTCGTCGTGGCGTTGACCATCGAAGGTGCGCTGGTCGGCCTGTTCGCCGGCACCGTCGGGGTGCTGCTCGCGGTCGGCGCCGGGCTGGCCGCACCGGCGCTCGCCGCCGCCGCCGGGCAGCAGGTCTCCCTGCCCGAGGTGCCGGTCGGGGCACTGGTGGCGGTCATCGTCGGGGCGGTCGTGTTGACCGCCGGCGCGGGACTGGTGCCGGCGTTGGCCGCTGCGAACGTCCCGCCGCTGCAGGCGTTGCGCAGCGCCGGCACGGTGACCGCCGAGTCGGGAATCAGCGCCGGGCGCCTGCTCGTCGGGCTGCTGCTGGCCGCCGCGTCGGGCGCCACGGTCGCGCTGACCATCTCCCGCGTCTCGGCACCGGAGGCACCGGATTCGGCAGGGACGCTGCTGGGCATCGTCGGGATCGGCGCCTTCGCGTTCGGTGCGCTCGTCGCACTCGGACCGCTGCTGATCCGGCCGGTGCTGGCAGTCGTCGGTTGGCCGCTGCGCAAGCTCCGGCCGGTCGGCACCCTTGCGGTGAGCACGGTCGGCGGAGTGCCGCGCCGGGCCGCCGCAGTCTCGGTGGTGGTCGCCCTGGGGGTGGCCCTCGTCGGTGGCGCGGCGGTTGGCGCCGCCAGCCTGCGCGCCTTCACCGACCAGACGATGGCCGCCCGCGCCCCGGCCGACCTGATGGTGGTCGGCCGGGACCAGCCGCTCACCCCGGCGGTCGTCGACCAGTTGCGGGCGATGGAGGAACTCCGCCACGTCACCCCGGTGGAGCTGCTCTCGTTCAACACCGACCAGTTGTCGTACACGGCTGTCACCATCGACCTCGACGCGCTGCCCCGGATGGCGGCGCTGGTCGTCGACGACGGCACGTTGACCAACGTCGGGCCGGGGCAGGCGGTGCTCGCGCAGAACCTGGCCCAGGATCTGGCGGCCGACGTCGGCGACCAGATCACCCTGACCGGTGACGCAGGGCAGGTGAGCGTCACCGTCACGGCGGTGCTCGGCGGCCGCGCACCGCTGGACACCGATGTGGTGCTGACCTCGGGCGACCTGGCTCTGCTCGGTGGCACCGACCCCACCGAGACCGGGGTGCTGGCCGACTTCGTCGGCGGCGACCACGGCGCGACAGTGGCCGCCGTACGGCAGCTCGCGGTCGCCAACGGCGCCGACGTGGGCGTGCTGGCGGATTACCGGGAGACCGTCGAGTCGGAGATGTCGTCGCTGTTCCTGATCGCGCTCGGACTGCTCGCCCTGACCGTGGCGATAGCGGTCGTCGGGGTCGGCACCACCACCGCGTTGTCGGTGCTGGAACGCACCCAGGAGGTCGGCCTGCTGCGGGCGCTCGGCCTCAGCCGACCCCGGCTACGGGCGATGATCCTGCTGGAATCCGGCATGTACGGGATCGTCGGTGCGGTGCTCGGCCTGGCCCTGGGCGTACCGCTGGCCTGGCTGGCGATCGAGGCATTGCAGTTGGGCACACCACTGGTGTTGCCGGCGGGCCAGCTGCTGGTGATCGTCGCGGCCCTGGGCGCCATCACCGCGATGGCCGGGTTGGCGCCGGCCCGCCGGGCCGCCCGGGTCAGCCCGGTCGCCGCCATCGGCGTCCCGGACTGA